CCAGCGAATCAACGCCCGGATCGTCGTGACCGTGCTCCGAACGCGGCTGCGATCCGACGACTACGGCCGCGTTCCCCACCGTGTGGTGGTCACACGGCTCACCGGGCGATTCGCACGGCGAAGGCGGCTCTTGCGCGTGCTCGTTTGAGTGATTCGGGGCGTTCGCGTGAGATACGTGGCAGCACTTGCACTTGAGCGTGACCGGCGCAGAAGCAGACGACGTGCTGCGTTCCTTCACGAAGCAACACGGGCACAGACCGGCCCCGGTGACCATCCCGGTCACCAGGAAAGCCGCCGTCAGCACCCACGCGACGATCGCTCGGAACATTGCCATTCGCCCAAATGGTGGCGCTGGGGCACACAGCCCGCATAACAGCTACATTCATCGGCCGTCAAGAGTGACGAACTTCATACGAGAATCGCGTTCTGGCTCAACCGAAATGGCACCGCCGGGAACGCGCCGGCGGCGGGTCGGTGGCCGATTGGCCGTAAAAAAACGATACTAAACAGCATGGAGGTACAACCGCGTACAACGATTTCCCGCTCGGTGCTGGCGCGATACGTCAGCGTCGCGGTGGTTTTAATGTACCTCTTTGCGAGCGTCGTCACACTTCCGTCCGCGGCCCTCGGTACCATTGCCGCTCCGAGCGAATCGACTTCCTCCAGTGAGGAAAGCGGCCCCGAGCCAGAAATGGGCTCGACCGCCACGCGCGTCACGCACGCAGCGCCTCACCCGGCGGAGTCGCAAACGCGGGGCGTCGTCCGGCTGTACGCGCACTGCGTACCGGCACGGACGCTCTCCCCATCTTCTACCCGCCCTGCCCTTCAATCGGCCCCGTTTTACCTTCGCTGTTAGTCGGCCCCTCATTCGTTCCTGCCCGTACCGGACCAGCCGGCACGGGGTTCCACGGCCCGAATCTCGAATTGAGGAAGAGCCATGACCTGTTTCGCCGTCGGCGATCCGGCTAGCACCCACTGGGCGTGGACCATCGCCGGGTTACTCGCCGTTCCCGCTCTGGTTGCACTAAACGGGTTCTTCGTCGCCGCCGAGTTCGCGCTCGTCGCGGTGCGCCGAACGCGCCTCGAAGAACTGGTCAACCGAAATGCGAGTGGCGCCAAAGCCGCGCTCGACGCGGTCGCCCACCTGGACCGCACCATCGCCGCGACTCAACTCGGCATCACGCTGGCCAGCATCGCGTTGGGGTGGGTCGGTGAGCCGGCCCTCGCCCGGTTGATCGAGCCACTCACCGAAGCGATTCTGCCTGGCGCGTGGGCGGCGACCGCGGCGCACGCCGTCGCGTTCACTCTCGCGTTCGCCCTCATCACGTTCATGCACGTCGTCTTCGGGGAACTCATCCCCAAGACGCTCGCGCTCCAGACCCCGGACCAAACGTCACTGTGGGTCGCGGCCCCGCTCAACGTGTTCGTCCGGCTGACTCGGCCGTTCGTCGCGCTGCTGAACGGTACCGGTAACCAGATCCTCCGGTGGTGCGGTTCCGCGCCCGCCGGGTCCGAGAGCAACGTTCACTCGGTCGAAGAACTGGCGATGTTGATCGAGGAGACGCGCGAGTCGGGCGTGCTCTCGGCACAACAGGCCGAGTTCGTTCGCAAGGTGTTCACGCTGTCCGGCCGAAAAGTGGGCGACTGCATGGTGCCGCGCGAGCGGATGGCGGCCCTGGACCTCAGCACCCCGCCGGACCGGATACTCGAAGCGGTCCGGTCCGGCGCCCACACGCGGATGCCGGTGTACGACGGCACGCTCGACAAAGTGGTCGGCGTGGTCAACACCAAGGATCTGTTTCACCTATTCAGTTTGCGCGGGCTGGTGGTTCTGGAAGACGCGCTCTATCCGCCACTCTACCTGGCCCCCAACGACTGCGTGGCCGACGCGCTGGAACTGTTCCGCAAGGAGCGGCGCCCGCTGGCCGTGGTGCGGGACAAGGCGGGTCAGGTTCTCGGCCTCATTACCGTGGAGGATGTGCTGGAACAGATCGTCGGCCAGTTGGAGGACGAACACGACCGGCCGACACCCCGCTTGCGTCTCGGGCGCCGACCGATGCTGAGTCTCCCGCCGAAACGCGGGGCGTGAATCGTACCGAAACGGGTGGCCGACAACAGAAAACGCTCGGAACGAGATCTCTCCCGTTCCGAGCATGCGATATGGCCCCTTCCATGAACCTGCTCCCGAATCCCGGTGACTACACCGCGTGGTTGTACTGGGCCAGCACCCGTTCGAGCCGGGCCGCCGGGCGAGTGGCCGCGCGGATCTTCAGCATCTGGTAAGTAACCCCCATCACGAACAGGGCGAGCAGGGCGAGACGGACCGGGATCAGCGACGGGTCGTTCGGCCCGGTCGCGAACGGCCGACCGGTCGGGAACCGCTTCAGCGTTTCGGTCGTTGTGAAGACCATGAGCATCAGGAAGCTCATCGAAAGTGCGACGGCCTGCGTGTAACCGGCCTTGCGCCATGTGCCCCGGGTCGTCAGGGTTCCGATCGCGAGCAGCCCGAGTGTGAAGAGCCCGAACACCTGCCCCGGGGTGAACCCGAGCGTGAAGATGAACCCGAACCCGGATACGGTGCCCGCGAGCATAGTGCCGAGGTACCACTTACCGAGCCGGGTCTTCGGGTCGATCTTTCCGTACCGGGCAAACGACACGAGTCCGAACCCGATCGGCAGAATACTCACGGCGGTGTGTGCGATGGTAAGAGCGGTCATGGCCGTCTCCGTTTCGTTGGTTTCAACTTGCAACTGAAGAGATCTACCGGGCCACAAGTTGCACCTTGCAACCAAATTTCAGAAAACCGCTTCGGACCGTATTCACGGCAATTCCTCCACTCAATTCCTACCGGCCGCGAAGCCGATACAACCCGAACAGCCGTAATCCGTCTCGTTCGGGGGTGAGCAGATGCGCAAGCGAATCGCGGCGGCGGGGTTGGGGGTACTTCTCGGCACGACCAGCGTTAGCGCGCAACCTGTTCCGCCGGCTACGTATCCGCCAGCGAGCTATCCGCTGCCCGGCTCGACTCTCCCCGCACCGGCCGGTTTGCCCGCGTTCCCCGGATCGCCGATGGTCCCGAACGCCCCGACAGCACCGGGGTTACTGCCGCCGCTAACGCCGAACAAACTCCCGGTCGGGGTGCCCTCGCCGACGTTCCCGCCCGGCGCGCCCGGTAACTTCATGCCGAGTGCGCCGACAACGGCCCAGGGGACGTCCGTACTGCCGAAAGCACCTGCGGCCGTATCGCCCGCGGAACTCCCGCTGCCGCAACAGGAGCGGAAGATCGCGATGCGTGCGACGGACGTGGCCGTCAAGCGCGTCGTGGGCGGGTGGGAAGTTTGGGCCGGGCAACACGTGCTGCGCAACACCGGCGAGAACGAGACCGGCGCACGCGACGTGGCCCGCGTGATGCGAGAACTCCGGCCGACGGAATGGATCACCGTCGGCGCGACGAAACCGGTCGTCGAGTACGGCCTCACCAACGGGCGCCCGGCGGTCTCGGGCACGCCCCCTGTTGAGTCCAAAGACAACAAAGATGGCAACTTCGGGAGCGTGGCGAACGCGAGCGGCACCACGCTTCAAATGGGCGCGACCGCGGCGCAGTTCGTTCAACAGATCG
This region of Gemmata massiliana genomic DNA includes:
- a CDS encoding hemolysin family protein — protein: MTCFAVGDPASTHWAWTIAGLLAVPALVALNGFFVAAEFALVAVRRTRLEELVNRNASGAKAALDAVAHLDRTIAATQLGITLASIALGWVGEPALARLIEPLTEAILPGAWAATAAHAVAFTLAFALITFMHVVFGELIPKTLALQTPDQTSLWVAAPLNVFVRLTRPFVALLNGTGNQILRWCGSAPAGSESNVHSVEELAMLIEETRESGVLSAQQAEFVRKVFTLSGRKVGDCMVPRERMAALDLSTPPDRILEAVRSGAHTRMPVYDGTLDKVVGVVNTKDLFHLFSLRGLVVLEDALYPPLYLAPNDCVADALELFRKERRPLAVVRDKAGQVLGLITVEDVLEQIVGQLEDEHDRPTPRLRLGRRPMLSLPPKRGA